A part of Miscanthus floridulus cultivar M001 chromosome 6, ASM1932011v1, whole genome shotgun sequence genomic DNA contains:
- the LOC136458916 gene encoding uncharacterized protein, translating into MTLAGACRRRRAPRPHLPLFVLVLLIFSTPIPRASALRVPLHQAATLVSLSHSLLSRVAATRAARGDAAAAARARRIASLLSSRGAWGLGWDYLRHYAFSSATGCGLSCAAAASRLIAAAAEASRLRSATDAAQWMRRHYGDIRDAAAQLLNGLLLAFSEEGPLRDVVMDVKWEVEEGELLKDCLEVGAKDLQGLLVIAKDLFAGVSRTSTPHSEL; encoded by the exons ATGACCCTAGCTGGAGCCTGTCGCCGCCGGCGAGCACCGCGACCCCATCTCCCTCTCTTCGTCCTCGTTCTCCTAATCTTCTCCACTCCAATCCCACGCGCTTCGGCGCTCCGCGTCCCGCTGCACCAGGCAGCCACCCTCGTCTCCCTCTCCCATTCGCTCCTCTCCCGCGTCGCCGCCACACGTGCCGCCCGTGGGGACGCCGCGGCCGCCGCACGCGCCCGGCGAATCGCTTCCCTGCTGTCATCCCGTGGCGCGTGGGGACTCGGCTGGGACTACCTCCGCCACTACGCCTTCTCATCGGCCACCGGATGCGGCCTCTCCTGCGCGGCCGCCGCCTCTCGTCTCATCGCCGCTGCCGCGGAGGCCTCGCGCCTACGTTCCGCAACTGACGCTGCGCAGTGGATGCGCCGCCACTACGGCGACATCCGCGACGCCGCCGCGCAGCTCCTGAACGGCCTTCTCCTCGCCTTCTCCGAAGAG GGGCCATTGAGAGATGTGGTCATGGATGTTAAGTGGGAAGTGGAGGAAGGGGAATTGCTGAAGGATTGCCTGGAAGTGGGAGCTAAGGACTTACAGGGTTTGCTTGTCATTGCCAAAGATCTCTTCGCTGGTGTTTCAAGGACTTCTACACCGCATAGTGAGCTCTGA